The sequence GCTTCCGTCATTTCCTGGCCGAGGAATTCGACGTCTCGATGAAGGATGTCACCGCCTTCGTGCTGGGCGGCCATGGTGACACGATGGTGCCGTCGGTGCGCTATTCGACCGTCGCCGGCATCCCGCTGCCCGACCTTGTCGAAATGGGCTGGACCACGCAGGACAAGCTGGACGCCATCGTGCAGCGCACCCGTGACGGCGGCGCCGAGATCGTCGGCCTGCTGAAAACCGGCTCGGCCTTCTATGCGCCCGCCACCTCGGCCATCGAAATGGCCGAAGCCTACCTCAAGGATCAAAAGCGCGTCCTGCCCTGTGCCGCTTGGTGCGACGGGCAGTTCGGGCTCAAGGGCTTCTACGTCGGCGTGCCCACCGTGATCGGCGCGGGCGGTATCGAGCGCATCGTCGAGATCCAGCTGACCAAGGACGAACAGGCTATGTTCGACAACTCGGTCAACGCCGTGAAGGGCCTTGTCGACGCCTGCAAGGGCATCGACGAAACCCTCGCCTGATCGGCGGTCTTTGAGAAAGCCAAAGGGCGGCCCTGGTGGCCGCCCTTTTTCGTGGCTCATTGCGATGGCACGTTGCGCTGATGCACGTAGCGTCCGCCGATATGTCGCCAGACGCCATAGGGCTGGTTGATCCCACGGTAGTTCTGTACCCAGAGGTCGGGAAACCCCTCGGACAGCTGCGCGGTATCCAGCCAGGCCGCCACGCCGGTGGTCTGGTAGGCCGGCCGAAGCGCACCACCCGGCGCGGCGGTGAAGACGAATGTGCCCACCCCCGTGATGCCGTAGCTGTATGTGCTCACCCCATGCTCCACCACCAGGATGCGCCGGCCATCCGGCAGGGCAGCCAGGCTGGCTGACACATCCGTTTCAGGCTGTTGCGCGAGGACGCCCGCCATGACTTGCGCGGCCAGCGCCGTCGCCTGCGGGTCGCGCAGCTGCGGGTCCACGCGGACGAAGCGCGCGCCATCGGTTGCGGGCGTGACCACCGGCGCGGTCAATGGGGCCGCACCGCAGGTGGCCATGGCGCGATCCACCGCCGCCGGGCGGTTGCCCAGCACATAGGGCAGGGGGTTCGAGTCCGCCTGATACAGCGCGACGGTCACGCTTTGCGCGTTGCGCAAGGCGCGCAGCAACGTGCCATGGCGGGACGGGTCATAGGGGATCGCTGCATGCTGGTACTCCACCAGGTTCAGCGGCGTCATGTAGAGGCGGTGGGTCTGCCCGCCATCCACCCGAATGAACACGGGCAAGAGCGGCTCATGACCGAATGCACCGCCAAAAGCCACCAAGCCGATTTCGAACGGCCCGCCACCGCGGCAGGTCAGCATCAGGCAAGCGGCATTCTCGCCGCGGGTCCAGCAGGCCCCTTGCCCCGGCCCAAAGCGGTCGGGGTCGAAGATCGGGCCCCAGCCATTCGTCTGGGCGGTGGCTGACCCAAGGGCCGCACCCGCCAGGCCGACCAGCACAGCCGCCCCTATGGCGCGACCGACGGTAAGAATGCGCATCTCAAATCCCTGTTCGCAAACGATAACGTCGGTTGGAAAAATGCCGACCACACCGGGGTTTGGGCAAGGGTTTTCTCATCCGGGGGTGGTTGACTTCACCCCCGTCCGGTCGCTTCATCGCCGCGTGACCAAAAGGACGCCGCCCATGCCCCGCGATTTCGACGCCGAACTGGAACAGCGCCTGTTGCGCTACACCGCCATCGACAGCCAGAGCGACGAGACCTCGCCCAGCCAGCCCTCGACCGCGATCCAGCTCGACATGCAGCACCTGCTGGTGGCGGAATTGAGGGAAATGGGCGCGCAGGACGTGACCCTCACCGATTATGGCGCGGTGCTGGCCACCATTCCCGGCACCGTGCCGGGCCCGACCATCGGCTTTCTCGCCCATGTCGATACGGCCCCGCAGTTCAACGCCACCGGGGTCAAGCCGCGCGTCATCCGCGGGTATAATGGCGGCGCGATCACCTACCCCGATGCGCCCGAATTGCAATTGACCCCCGAGGCGTTTCCCTACCTTGCCGAAAAGCAGGGCCATGACATCGTCACCGCCTCGGGCACGACGCTCTTGGGGGCCGATGACAAGGCGGGGGTCGCGATCATCATGACCGCCGCGCGCCAGATGCTGGCCGACCCCGCCATGACACGCGGCCCCGTGCGCATCGCCTTTACCCCCGACGAGGAAATCGGACGCGGTGTGGACGAACGCCTGCCGCAGGATCTGGGCGCCGATTTCGCCTACACCTTCGATGGCGGCAAGGTCGGCGAACTGGAATACGAGACCTTCTCGGCCGATGGCGCCCATGTCGAGATCGAGGGCGTGTCGATCCACCCCGGCTTCGCCACCGGCAAG comes from Roseibacterium elongatum DSM 19469 and encodes:
- the mdh gene encoding malate dehydrogenase; this translates as MARPKIALIGAGQIGGTLAHLAALKELGDVVLFDIAEGTPQGKALDIAESGPSEKFDAKLKGTNDYADIAGADVCIVTAGVPRKPGMSRDDLLGINLKVMKAVGEGIRDNAPDAFVICITNPLDAMVWALQQFSGLPPEKVCGMAGVLDSARFRHFLAEEFDVSMKDVTAFVLGGHGDTMVPSVRYSTVAGIPLPDLVEMGWTTQDKLDAIVQRTRDGGAEIVGLLKTGSAFYAPATSAIEMAEAYLKDQKRVLPCAAWCDGQFGLKGFYVGVPTVIGAGGIERIVEIQLTKDEQAMFDNSVNAVKGLVDACKGIDETLA
- the pepT gene encoding peptidase T codes for the protein MPRDFDAELEQRLLRYTAIDSQSDETSPSQPSTAIQLDMQHLLVAELREMGAQDVTLTDYGAVLATIPGTVPGPTIGFLAHVDTAPQFNATGVKPRVIRGYNGGAITYPDAPELQLTPEAFPYLAEKQGHDIVTASGTTLLGADDKAGVAIIMTAARQMLADPAMTRGPVRIAFTPDEEIGRGVDERLPQDLGADFAYTFDGGKVGELEYETFSADGAHVEIEGVSIHPGFATGKLVNALHLAARIIDMLPQATMTPETTADRDGFWMVTDLNGNAAHASLRFILRDFEREGLAAKGEMIRQVCAAVQTTEPRARITCEIRKQYRNMRYWLEQDMTPVELARDALRELGLEAVSVPIRGGTDGSRLTEMGVPCPNLFTGMQNIHGPLEWISVQDMALATRLCLTLTQRAVQTESPATS